The Apium graveolens cultivar Ventura chromosome 3, ASM990537v1, whole genome shotgun sequence sequence aatattatatgaaaaaataatttatatgttCGGGAAGCTTGTATGTTTATAAAAATTTctatctacaataataaaaatCTTATTATGTAATCTATATGTATATTAATATTAATCTGTAATTTTACCTAACATATTAGAATttcttaaattttatttatagtaGTTTTACtgtaattttggttattaaatgTCATATGTACTTTGAAAGGATTAATATTTGACTTCTTATAATATATAATGTAACCTGAAAAATatcaaatacatatatatatacacacacacacacacttgcatgttaattttttaaatatgttttatgttATTAAATATATAGTATATAATTCTATGTTTGTATTAAAATGCATGATCTCTTTTTAAAATTTTCGCAACACTATCATTATAATATTACATATTAATAAAAATATCTAATAACATATGATGTCTAGGTATAAATTAAAActgatatatatgtatatatggaCATTTCACTATATGATTCTATATAGAAGTtgtgaaaatatttaaaatatctTCTTATAAGTGATTATATTCAGGTATAGTTTCAATGGTAACATGGTTGTATATGCTTTTCCCGCCTCCAACACCACAATGGTACCCCCGCTAACTTATTTTTTAAAACATCAAGATTAATTAAAGTACTGAAAGTGAGTGTCCAAGTGCAGAAATAGTTAACCAGTAACTGAAATTATTGTGGAATCGGTTTTTCTCGTGTGTGCCCATGGGAACATGTTATCACTTCCTTGCAGAATGGCACAGTGTCATCATTCTGTCATTCTTTATTCTTAACGTCTAAGTTCTGACATATTTTTTTCTGTATGAAGGTAACTTTCTAGTTGAAATGTAGTTATGTACACTGGTTAGCAATATTAGTATTGTTTCTGTATTGATAGTTTTGGTTAGAGTTTCGTGCTTATATTTGTAATTTGTGTCTCGCAATTTTTTTTGTTATGTTTCTTCCAGTTGTAATTTTTGTGAATTAGGTTCATTTAACAAGTATACAGGAAAGGAAACAAGGCATTTTAGTCTATTTTTTCAATTGATATTGTCGTGGAATATATTTTTCCAAAAAGTCGATTTTTACCTCTAAATGATACATGTGGCTCTCAGGTGTTGAATTATCAGACATAATGTCCGATCAGCGCAGGCACAGGATTTTAATGGTCTCTGACTTTTACTACCCCAACTTTGGAGGTGTGGAGAATCACATTTATTATCTCTCGCAGTGCTTGCTTACACTTGGACACAAGGTTGGTCCCAGACCAAAAAGTCTTTTTGACTGTTTAGTTAGATGATCAGCAATTAGTTAATCCTAactttaaatttgaaaatacaTATTAAATGTTCTTTTTGCGCTTCTGATGCGTAATAGACTTTTTGTTTGAAAAGACTAGTTTCAGTATATTAAATTGCATGTATTTTCTTAACTTCTGCCCATTTTATAACTCTCCAGGTTGTGGTTATGACTCATGCCTATGGAAATCGATCTGGGGTGAGGTATGTGACAGGTGGCTTAAAAGTCTACTATGTGCCTTGGGTGCCATTCATTATGCAAAATACATTTCCAACCCTTTATGGGACTCTTCCCATCATAAGGACTATTCTTGTAAGGGAAAAAATTTCATTAGTGCACGGGCATCAAGCCTTCTCGACTCTGTGTAATGAAGCTTTGATGCACGCACGCACAATGGGTTATAAAGTTGTATTCACTGACCATTCACTCTATGGTTTTGCTGATGTGGGAAGCATTCACATGAACAAGGTTCTGCAGTTTACTCTTGCTGATGTGAGTCAGGCAATTTGTGTTTCCCATACAAGCAAAGAAAATACAGTTCTTCGTTCAGGACTGCCACCTGAAAAGGTTTTTGTTATACCAAATGCTGTAGACACAGCAATGTTTAAACCAGCTCCAGAGCGACTCGGCAGTGATGAGATTATTATAGTCGTGATAAGTAGATTGGTCTATCGGAAGGGTGCTGACCTGCTTGTTGAAGTTATTCCTGGAGTATGCCGCATGTTTCCAAATGTGAGCCAGTAAAAAATTTACTATGCACTTAAGTTAACTTCTATTATCTTAGTATTGGTTTGAGAAAGTGATTCTTTCTTTGTTTTCCATTTACAAATATAGTTCTCTGGCTGAGCTATAGTAGTATCTGTGAAACATTGCACTTATGCCATATCTGCTATTATTTGTGAAAAAGTTACCTTATTCttaatgattttattattttCCTTATTGACTCTTTATCATTGTTTTGTTGCTTTCGTTCTATGTGATATTTTTGGTTAAGCTCTAGTACATTCCATACCGGGCTATGCTTGTGCAAAGTTTAACTTAACATTTTTTGCAGTTTGCTTCTGCTGTGCATGTTAAAAATAAACATCGTATGACAATGGAAATAAAGAATCAAGCATGTAATATAAAATAGTAAACCTGATATTTTTATATATAGTATTTCGTAGgtagaatatttttatttttctctttAAGCAATTTTGaagatttaaaattatttatttgttCCTTAATGCACCAAGATATGTAAACATTAGGTTCAGCGCCTTTAAAATCTGTGAAAGTTATATTTAGTCATGTGGATGTTTGTTGATCAAAGGTGATGTTGAATGTTGATACATTGATACT is a genomic window containing:
- the LOC141711741 gene encoding phosphatidylinositol N-acetylglucosaminyltransferase subunit A isoform X3, coding for MSDQRRHRILMVSDFYYPNFGGVENHIYYLSQCLLTLGHKVVVMTHAYGNRSGVRYVTGGLKVYYVPWVPFIMQNTFPTLYGTLPIIRTILVREKISLVHGHQAFSTLCNEALMHARTMGYKVVFTDHSLYGFADVGSIHMNKVLQFTLADVSQAICVSHTSKENTVLRSGLPPEKVFVIPNAVDTAMFKPAPERLGSDEIIIVVISRLVYRKGADLLVEVIPGVCRMFPNVRFIIGGDGPKRVRLEEMREKHSLQDRVDMLGAVPHAKVQSVLISGHIFLNSSLTEAFCIAILEAASCGLLTVSTRVGGVPEMKNLYSWHDVAKRTEIVYDRALRCSDQNLLERLSRYLTCGSWAGKLFCLVMIIDYLLWHLLQLWKPDAHIEEVPDIMLDQQGEKSSDYE
- the LOC141711741 gene encoding phosphatidylinositol N-acetylglucosaminyltransferase subunit A isoform X2, translated to MSDQRRHRILMVSDFYYPNFGGVENHIYYLSQCLLTLGHKVVVMTHAYGNRSGVRYVTGGLKVYYVPWVPFIMQNTFPTLYGTLPIIRTILVREKISLVHGHQAFSTLCNEALMHARTMGYKVVFTDHSLYGFADVGSIHMNKVLQFTLADVSQAICVSHTSKENTVLRSGLPPEKVFVIPNAVDTAMFKPAPERLGSDEIIIVVISRLVYRKGADLLVEVIPGVCRMFPNVRFIIGGDGPKRVRLEEMREKHSLQDRVDMLGAVPHAKVQSVLISGHIFLNSSLTEAFCIAILEAASCGLLTVSTRVGGVPEVLPDDMIVLAEPDPDDMVQAIAKAIHILPQIDPQDMHLRMKNLYSWHDVAKRTEIVYDRALRCSDQNLLERLSRYLTCGSWAGKLFCLVMIIDYLLWHLLQLWKPDAHIEEVPDIMLDQQGEKSSDYE